A genomic segment from Pistricoccus aurantiacus encodes:
- a CDS encoding NAD-dependent epimerase yields MKLLITGMAGFIGHAVAKRLSGQGHEIAGIDNLNDYYDVALKQARLDDLAPCEDITFIKLDLADRAGMEALFAERRFDRVIHLAAQAGVRYSLENPHVYANANLLGFLNVLEGCRQQQVEHLVYASSSSVYGMNDKVPFATSDNVDQPISLYAATKKANELMAHTYAHLYRLPATGLRFFTVYGPWGRPDMAMFKFTRAILEGKPLDVYNHGDMSRDFTYIDDIVEGVVRILEVIPAAPESDTAEPAAATAPYALYNIGHGSPVGLMDFVHAVEAATGREANCNYLPMQPGDVPRTWADTQALYEVTGYQPTIKVEEGVRRFVDWYRDYYSV; encoded by the coding sequence ATGAAACTTCTCATTACCGGCATGGCGGGGTTTATCGGCCACGCGGTGGCCAAGCGGCTGTCCGGTCAGGGCCACGAAATCGCCGGCATCGATAATCTCAATGACTATTACGATGTGGCGCTCAAGCAGGCGCGTCTGGATGACCTGGCGCCGTGCGAGGATATCACCTTCATCAAGCTCGATCTGGCGGATCGCGCGGGCATGGAAGCGCTTTTCGCGGAACGGCGTTTCGATCGGGTGATTCACCTGGCGGCTCAGGCCGGGGTGCGCTATTCCCTGGAAAATCCTCACGTCTACGCGAATGCCAATCTGCTGGGCTTCCTCAACGTGCTGGAAGGCTGTCGCCAGCAGCAGGTGGAGCATCTGGTGTACGCCTCCTCGAGCTCCGTCTACGGCATGAACGACAAGGTGCCGTTCGCCACCAGCGACAACGTGGATCAGCCGATCAGCCTGTATGCGGCCACCAAGAAAGCCAACGAGCTGATGGCGCATACCTATGCGCACCTTTATCGCCTACCCGCTACCGGGCTGCGATTCTTTACGGTGTACGGCCCTTGGGGACGCCCGGACATGGCGATGTTCAAGTTCACCCGGGCGATTCTCGAAGGCAAACCCCTGGACGTTTACAACCACGGTGACATGTCCCGGGATTTCACCTATATCGACGATATCGTCGAAGGCGTGGTACGTATCCTCGAGGTGATTCCAGCGGCTCCCGAGTCCGACACGGCAGAACCCGCCGCCGCTACTGCGCCCTATGCGCTTTACAATATCGGCCACGGTAGCCCGGTGGGGCTGATGGATTTCGTGCATGCGGTGGAAGCGGCAACCGGGCGCGAAGCGAACTGCAACTACCTTCCCATGCAGCCCGGGGACGTGCCGCGCACCTGGGCGGATACCCAGGCGCTTTATGAGGTGACCGGCTATCAGCCCACAATAAAGGTGGAAGAGGGCGTTCGGCGTTTCGTGGACTGGTATCGCGACTATTACTCTGTATGA
- a CDS encoding O-antigen ligase family protein — translation MRSSPMASLAPWQGAVLFAFLASLVTLPLGYGIWAVAALVLALFAMLPTVRRLPLDREDAAWLVMLALVGLNQVLDAWRSGAPIGHQTTPSLPWWPFAAGVILIAWRARPMRAKWLWGGVILGALGAGTIAFDERWINGFNRADNDINAIPFGNLSLLLGVLALVNALRLCHKYAEPPRWYVVFSLLATGSGLLASLLSGTRGGWITLPVALALIGWMYRSLLQRGWQTLAAWQRWSLILLSVLVIGWALSFAYPRLWELYNNLERFFNEGVVKTSIGARIDMWQNAIRLFLEKPLFGWGEGAMRPVLDRLIDSGLMDANVQDQFLGYQLHNEWLDTAARRGLVGVVLLAAFYAVPLVLFARHLRDATPQRKALALAGVLVVLMFLGFGLSQSMFRDVRTYSGYLALIVACWSLLKRPYPESRFTKRPMLEGDQ, via the coding sequence ATGCGCTCAAGCCCCATGGCATCGCTTGCTCCCTGGCAAGGTGCGGTGCTGTTCGCGTTCTTGGCAAGTCTGGTCACGCTGCCGTTGGGCTATGGCATCTGGGCCGTTGCCGCTCTGGTTCTGGCGCTTTTTGCCATGCTGCCGACCGTTCGTCGGCTTCCCCTGGACCGTGAAGACGCCGCCTGGCTGGTCATGCTGGCCCTGGTGGGGCTCAATCAGGTTCTCGACGCCTGGCGCAGCGGCGCGCCGATCGGCCATCAGACCACGCCTTCGCTGCCCTGGTGGCCATTCGCCGCCGGGGTGATCCTGATAGCCTGGCGAGCGCGACCCATGCGGGCGAAATGGCTGTGGGGCGGAGTGATTCTCGGCGCTCTGGGAGCGGGCACCATCGCCTTCGACGAGCGCTGGATCAACGGCTTCAACCGGGCGGATAACGATATCAACGCCATTCCCTTCGGCAACCTTTCCTTGCTGCTTGGCGTATTGGCCCTGGTCAACGCGCTGCGCCTTTGCCACAAGTACGCCGAGCCGCCGCGCTGGTACGTGGTGTTCTCGCTGCTGGCCACGGGTAGCGGACTCTTGGCGTCGCTGTTATCCGGCACCCGAGGCGGTTGGATTACCTTGCCGGTGGCGCTGGCGCTGATCGGCTGGATGTATCGATCGCTGCTGCAGCGGGGCTGGCAAACCCTGGCAGCCTGGCAGCGCTGGAGCCTGATACTGCTGAGCGTGCTGGTGATCGGCTGGGCGCTGAGTTTCGCCTATCCTCGTTTATGGGAGCTTTACAACAACCTGGAGCGCTTTTTCAATGAAGGGGTGGTGAAGACCTCGATCGGCGCGCGTATCGATATGTGGCAGAACGCGATTCGGCTGTTTCTGGAAAAACCGCTGTTTGGCTGGGGAGAGGGCGCCATGCGCCCGGTGCTGGATCGCTTGATCGACAGCGGCCTCATGGATGCCAATGTGCAGGATCAGTTTCTGGGCTATCAGCTGCATAACGAATGGCTGGATACTGCCGCTCGGCGCGGTCTGGTCGGCGTGGTACTGCTGGCGGCCTTCTATGCAGTGCCGCTGGTGCTTTTCGCACGTCATCTCAGGGATGCGACGCCGCAGCGCAAGGCGCTCGCCCTGGCCGGGGTGCTGGTGGTGCTGATGTTCCTGGGCTTTGGCTTGAGCCAGAGCATGTTTCGCGATGTGCGTACCTACAGCGGCTATCTGGCGCTGATCGTGGCCTGCTGGTCCTTGCTCAAGCGCCCCTATCCAGAAAGCAGATTCACTAAGCGTCCAATGCTCGAAGGAGACCAATGA
- the cysQ gene encoding 3'(2'),5'-bisphosphate nucleotidase CysQ yields the protein MSDESSDALRDRLIDGVIAAGRRVMDIYRQGFDVELKDDQSPLTQADMASHHALLALLNSLFPDTPVLSEESEPVSYATRQRWKRYWLVDPLDGTKEFIKRNDEFTLNVALVDDGVPVFGIVHAPALGEDGITWWGQVDEGAFKCEGDKQRRITVSQLPDPDHKPWRVAGSRSHGQPKLKAFCAALPAHSRISMGSSLKFCLVAEGSADLYPRLAPTSEWDSAAAQAVVVAAGGEVLEAHSLKPLRYNQQDSLLNPFFIVCTQRDPRWQQALATALT from the coding sequence GTGAGTGACGAATCAAGCGACGCGTTGCGCGATCGTCTGATCGATGGCGTGATCGCCGCGGGGCGTCGGGTAATGGATATCTATCGTCAGGGATTCGATGTCGAGCTCAAGGACGACCAGAGCCCGCTCACGCAAGCGGACATGGCTTCCCATCATGCGCTGCTGGCGCTGTTGAATTCCCTGTTTCCCGATACGCCGGTACTCTCCGAGGAGTCCGAGCCGGTTTCCTATGCGACGCGACAGCGCTGGAAGCGGTATTGGCTGGTGGACCCGCTGGATGGCACCAAGGAATTCATCAAGCGCAACGATGAGTTCACGCTTAATGTGGCCCTGGTGGATGATGGCGTGCCGGTATTCGGCATCGTCCATGCGCCGGCCCTGGGCGAGGACGGTATTACCTGGTGGGGGCAGGTGGACGAGGGCGCTTTCAAATGCGAAGGCGACAAGCAGAGACGCATTACGGTGAGTCAACTGCCGGATCCGGATCACAAGCCCTGGCGGGTCGCCGGCAGCCGTTCTCATGGCCAACCCAAGCTCAAGGCCTTCTGTGCCGCGCTGCCGGCTCACTCGCGGATTTCCATGGGCAGCTCGCTGAAATTCTGCCTGGTGGCGGAAGGCAGTGCGGATCTCTATCCGCGTCTGGCGCCCACCAGCGAATGGGATTCCGCCGCTGCCCAGGCAGTGGTTGTCGCCGCCGGCGGCGAGGTGCTGGAGGCGCATTCCCTGAAGCCGCTGCGTTACAATCAGCAAGACAGTCTTCTGAATCCTTTCTTTATCGTCTGCACTCAACGAGACCCCAGGTGGCAACAAGCGCTTGCCACCGCGCTCACGTAA
- a CDS encoding type II toxin-antitoxin system Phd/YefM family antitoxin: MQKTSVRETREKLSSLLDAVAAGEEIIILRRGKPAAKLVPATVKEVHFPDRSQLRRELPPAKETSAELVRTLRDEERY; the protein is encoded by the coding sequence ATGCAAAAGACCAGCGTGCGTGAAACCCGCGAAAAGCTCTCCAGCCTTCTGGATGCCGTGGCAGCGGGAGAGGAAATCATCATTCTGCGACGCGGCAAGCCAGCCGCGAAACTGGTACCGGCGACAGTCAAGGAAGTGCATTTTCCTGACCGTAGCCAATTACGTCGTGAATTGCCCCCCGCCAAGGAAACCTCTGCTGAACTGGTTCGAACCCTACGCGACGAGGAGCGTTATTAA
- a CDS encoding type II toxin-antitoxin system VapC family toxin, whose amino-acid sequence MLYIDTSALLPYYRQESSSAAVQNLLFAQTQPVLISPLTEVELASALARWVRTKELTEPQANRIESAFQEDIAAGRFEICQLGSRHYQRARHWLLTRKTALRTLDALHMACAETHQATLVTQDEALMKAATYFGLDAQPAKE is encoded by the coding sequence GTGCTTTATATCGATACCAGTGCGCTGCTGCCCTACTATCGTCAGGAATCCAGCAGTGCGGCAGTGCAGAATTTACTTTTCGCTCAGACACAGCCCGTTCTCATCAGCCCGCTTACCGAGGTCGAGCTAGCCTCGGCACTGGCGCGCTGGGTAAGGACAAAAGAACTGACCGAGCCACAGGCCAACCGCATTGAAAGCGCATTTCAAGAAGATATCGCGGCAGGACGGTTTGAAATATGCCAGCTTGGCTCCCGCCATTACCAGCGTGCCAGACATTGGCTGCTGACTCGCAAAACCGCATTACGAACGCTGGATGCCCTGCACATGGCATGTGCGGAAACTCATCAGGCAACGTTGGTCACGCAAGACGAGGCCTTGATGAAAGCAGCGACATATTTTGGGCTCGATGCACAACCCGCCAAGGAATAG
- a CDS encoding DUF4351 domain-containing protein: MSRNLSHDQNFKNLILDYPRQALAFFAEEEAAEIDASVTITPLRQEQLKERLGERFRELDVPLLVEWPDGRREALLFVLEEETQSRRFSIHRLAHYCLDLAELLATERVVPVVIFLREHPGLPRDLVLGSERRHYLRFDYLACMLASTPAERYLESDNLVARLNLPNMRWPPDKKVEIYARAIEGLLTLEPNVEKQIKYLDFVDIYTGLSEAERFDYESRYPQENAAMTGLAERLRTEGRQEGRQEGIQQGEQGLLRKLLERRFGPLESATEQRLQNATTEELEHWAENLLEAQSLREVFTQ, encoded by the coding sequence ATGTCCCGTAATCTCAGCCATGATCAGAATTTCAAGAATCTGATTCTCGACTATCCGCGCCAGGCGCTGGCGTTCTTCGCCGAGGAAGAGGCAGCGGAGATTGATGCCAGTGTGACAATCACGCCTCTACGCCAGGAACAGCTCAAGGAGCGCTTGGGAGAGCGCTTTCGCGAGCTGGACGTGCCCTTGCTGGTGGAGTGGCCGGATGGACGTCGGGAAGCCTTGTTGTTCGTGCTCGAGGAAGAGACGCAGTCACGGCGCTTTTCCATTCATCGTCTGGCCCATTACTGCCTCGATCTGGCGGAGCTGCTCGCTACCGAGCGGGTGGTACCAGTGGTCATCTTCCTGCGCGAGCATCCGGGGCTGCCGCGTGATCTGGTATTGGGCAGCGAGCGCCGCCACTATCTACGCTTCGACTATCTGGCTTGCATGCTGGCTTCCACGCCCGCCGAACGGTACCTTGAAAGTGACAATCTGGTGGCCCGCCTGAATCTGCCCAACATGCGTTGGCCGCCGGATAAAAAGGTCGAGATCTACGCCAGGGCGATCGAAGGGCTACTGACCCTCGAACCGAACGTCGAGAAACAGATCAAATACCTGGATTTCGTCGATATCTACACGGGATTGAGCGAGGCAGAACGCTTTGATTACGAATCCCGTTATCCGCAGGAGAACGCCGCAATGACGGGACTGGCAGAACGTTTACGAACAGAAGGTAGGCAAGAAGGTAGGCAAGAAGGCATTCAGCAAGGAGAGCAGGGTTTACTGAGAAAATTGCTGGAGCGCCGCTTCGGGCCGCTCGAGTCAGCAACGGAACAGCGCTTGCAAAACGCTACCACCGAGGAACTGGAGCACTGGGCCGAGAATCTGTTGGAGGCGCAGTCGCTGAGGGAGGTGTTTACCCAATAG
- a CDS encoding SDR family oxidoreductase, producing MSFADCKSRLVASPRRWLVTGCAGFIGSNLLETLLKLDQSVVGLDNFATGYQRNLDEVRDQVSPEQWQRFQFIEGDIRHLEDCHKALMPDGEPVAHVLHQAALGSVPRSLEDPLTTHAANCTGHLNMLVAARDAGVTSFVYAASSSTYGDHPGLPKEEDIIGKPLSPYAVTKYVNELYADVFARAYDFKSVGLRYFNVFGPRQDPDGAYAAVIPKWTAAMLTDETLYINGDGETSRDFCFIDNAVQTNLLAALAEGDAQGQVYNVAVNARTSLNQLFDYLRTALAEQGVEYARDPIYRDFRPGDVRHSQADISKASRLLGYTPSHEVKQGISEAMPWYIEHFNTVKVSKG from the coding sequence ATGAGTTTCGCTGATTGCAAGTCAAGACTCGTCGCCTCGCCTCGCCGTTGGCTGGTCACCGGTTGCGCGGGTTTTATCGGCTCCAACCTGCTGGAAACGCTGCTGAAGCTGGATCAATCCGTGGTGGGGCTGGATAACTTCGCCACCGGCTACCAGCGCAACCTGGACGAAGTACGCGATCAGGTCAGCCCTGAGCAGTGGCAGCGCTTTCAGTTTATCGAAGGCGATATCCGTCATCTCGAGGATTGCCATAAAGCGTTGATGCCGGACGGCGAACCGGTGGCGCATGTGTTGCATCAGGCGGCGCTGGGATCGGTGCCACGCTCCCTGGAAGACCCCTTGACCACCCACGCGGCCAACTGTACCGGCCATTTGAACATGCTGGTGGCGGCGCGGGACGCCGGGGTGACAAGCTTCGTCTATGCGGCCTCGAGTTCCACCTACGGCGATCATCCGGGACTACCCAAGGAAGAGGACATCATCGGCAAACCGCTCTCGCCTTATGCGGTGACCAAGTATGTCAATGAGCTGTACGCGGATGTCTTCGCCCGGGCCTATGACTTCAAGAGCGTGGGGCTGCGCTACTTCAATGTGTTCGGACCGCGCCAGGACCCGGATGGCGCCTACGCGGCGGTGATTCCCAAGTGGACCGCGGCCATGCTCACCGATGAAACCCTGTATATCAACGGCGATGGAGAAACCAGCCGGGATTTCTGTTTTATCGACAATGCGGTGCAGACCAATCTATTAGCGGCGCTTGCAGAAGGCGACGCTCAAGGCCAAGTGTATAACGTGGCGGTCAATGCGCGGACGTCCTTGAATCAGTTGTTCGATTACCTGCGCACCGCTTTGGCGGAGCAAGGGGTTGAATACGCTCGTGATCCGATCTATCGGGATTTCCGCCCCGGTGATGTACGCCACTCCCAGGCGGATATCAGTAAGGCGTCCAGGCTGTTGGGCTATACCCCGAGCCACGAGGTCAAGCAGGGCATCAGCGAGGCGATGCCTTGGTATATCGAGCATTTCAATACAGTTAAAGTAAGTAAAGGCTAA
- the tviB gene encoding Vi polysaccharide biosynthesis UDP-N-acetylglucosamine C-6 dehydrogenase TviB: MRRMQDVRLGVIGLGYVGLPLAVEFGKVMPTLGFDIDSRRIQALRDGVDHTLEVEPELLAEAGQLMFTDSLEALRECNVYIVTVPTPIDAGRQPDLTPLLKASETLGQVIGKGDVVIYESTVYPGATEGDCIPVIERVSGLVFNRDFFAGYSPERINPGDKEHRVTSIKKVTSGSTPEIATFVDELYRRVITAGTHLASSIAVAEAAKVIENTQRDLNIALINELAVIFERLGLDTQEVLEAAGTKWNFLPFRPGLVGGHCIGVDPYYLTHRAQQVGYHPEVILAGRRINDGMGAYVASQLVKQMVKRRIHVNGARVLVMGLTFKENCPDLRNTRVVDILSELAEYGVEVEVFDPQVDPQQAEREYGVQLVDEPQDGVYDGMILAVGHREFHELGVERIHRWGKAEHVLYDLKYVLPKDQVDLRL; encoded by the coding sequence ATGCGCCGTATGCAAGACGTGCGCCTGGGCGTGATTGGCCTGGGCTATGTGGGGCTGCCCTTGGCAGTGGAGTTCGGTAAGGTGATGCCCACCCTGGGGTTCGATATCGATTCGCGTCGTATCCAGGCACTGCGCGATGGGGTCGACCACACCCTCGAGGTAGAGCCGGAATTGTTGGCCGAAGCCGGGCAACTGATGTTCACCGATTCCCTCGAGGCGCTGCGCGAGTGCAATGTCTATATCGTGACCGTGCCCACGCCGATCGATGCGGGCCGGCAACCGGATCTGACGCCGCTGTTGAAAGCCAGCGAAACCCTGGGCCAAGTGATCGGCAAGGGCGATGTGGTGATCTATGAGTCCACCGTGTATCCCGGGGCAACGGAAGGCGACTGCATTCCGGTAATCGAGCGGGTGTCCGGCCTGGTCTTCAACCGGGACTTCTTCGCGGGCTACAGCCCGGAGCGCATCAACCCCGGCGACAAGGAGCATCGGGTTACCTCGATCAAGAAGGTCACCTCCGGTTCCACGCCGGAAATCGCAACCTTCGTCGACGAGTTGTATCGCCGGGTGATTACCGCAGGCACCCATCTGGCCAGTTCCATCGCCGTGGCCGAGGCTGCCAAGGTGATCGAGAATACCCAGCGCGATCTCAATATCGCTTTGATCAACGAGCTGGCGGTGATCTTTGAGCGGCTGGGGCTGGATACTCAGGAGGTGCTGGAAGCCGCCGGTACCAAGTGGAATTTTTTGCCGTTTCGTCCTGGTCTGGTGGGAGGCCACTGCATCGGCGTCGATCCCTACTACCTGACCCACCGGGCCCAGCAGGTGGGCTACCACCCGGAGGTTATTCTCGCCGGGCGGCGTATCAACGACGGCATGGGCGCCTATGTCGCCAGCCAGCTGGTCAAGCAGATGGTCAAGCGGCGCATTCACGTCAACGGCGCGCGGGTGCTGGTGATGGGGCTGACCTTCAAGGAAAACTGCCCGGATCTGCGCAACACCCGGGTGGTGGATATCCTGAGCGAGCTGGCGGAATACGGCGTCGAGGTGGAGGTGTTCGATCCCCAGGTCGACCCCCAGCAAGCCGAGCGCGAGTATGGTGTTCAGCTGGTCGATGAGCCCCAGGACGGCGTCTATGACGGGATGATTCTTGCCGTAGGGCACCGGGAGTTTCATGAGCTGGGCGTCGAGCGTATTCACCGCTGGGGAAAGGCCGAGCACGTGCTGTACGATCTGAAATATGTGCTGCCCAAGGATCAGGTCGATCTGCGCCTGTAG
- a CDS encoding glycosyltransferase family 4 protein codes for MVSNTSWYFYNFRRGTVEALRNAGYRVIVLAPTDAYSRRLVEELGVEHIPLALEGKSTSPLSEGRSFTHLLRSLRRLSPAFVFNFTVKANIYSGLACRALNIPYANNVSGLGTAFLHDTWLFRRVRSLYGFANRGARCVFFQNREDHDLFQRYGLLRDTPTVVLPGSGMDTQRFAFAPLPESTPFTFVMIARLLGDKGVREYVQAAQQVHEDSPSARFLLIGPHGSSNRTAIHQDEVAEWQAQGVIEYLGEQENIRDWLRQSHVLVLPSYREGMPRTVLEAASMGRPAIVSDVPGCRHAIVAGETGWLCEVKSADSLAACMRECLEMPFSSLEQAGKAARQRIEAEFDERIVIQAAMNCLESSLSQRSPARHASR; via the coding sequence ATGGTCTCCAATACCTCCTGGTATTTCTATAACTTCCGCCGCGGCACCGTCGAGGCCCTGCGCAATGCCGGGTATCGGGTGATCGTGCTGGCGCCGACGGATGCATATTCCCGGCGTCTGGTGGAGGAACTGGGTGTCGAGCATATACCGTTGGCGCTTGAGGGCAAGAGCACCAGCCCGTTGAGCGAAGGGCGGAGCTTCACGCATCTATTGCGCAGCCTGCGCCGGCTTTCGCCGGCGTTTGTCTTCAACTTTACTGTCAAGGCCAATATCTATTCCGGGCTGGCCTGCCGGGCCTTGAATATTCCCTATGCCAACAATGTGTCCGGGCTGGGCACGGCCTTCCTGCACGACACCTGGCTGTTTCGCCGGGTACGTTCGCTTTACGGTTTCGCCAACCGTGGGGCGCGCTGCGTGTTCTTCCAGAACCGCGAAGACCACGACCTGTTTCAGCGCTATGGTCTGCTGCGCGATACCCCCACAGTGGTGCTGCCCGGTTCCGGCATGGATACGCAGCGCTTTGCCTTTGCGCCGTTGCCCGAGTCCACGCCCTTTACCTTCGTGATGATCGCGCGGCTGCTGGGGGACAAGGGCGTGCGAGAATATGTGCAGGCCGCCCAACAGGTACACGAGGATTCCCCCTCGGCGCGCTTTCTGTTGATCGGCCCGCACGGCAGCAGCAACCGTACCGCTATCCATCAGGACGAGGTGGCCGAGTGGCAGGCCCAGGGCGTGATCGAGTATCTGGGCGAGCAGGAGAATATCCGCGACTGGCTAAGACAAAGCCACGTGCTGGTCTTGCCTTCCTATCGGGAGGGCATGCCGCGTACCGTGCTGGAGGCTGCTTCCATGGGTCGTCCGGCCATCGTCTCGGATGTGCCCGGCTGTCGGCACGCCATTGTCGCCGGCGAAACCGGCTGGCTGTGCGAGGTCAAAAGTGCGGATTCCCTGGCCGCCTGCATGCGGGAATGCCTCGAGATGCCTTTCTCCAGCCTGGAGCAGGCAGGCAAGGCCGCCCGGCAGCGCATCGAGGCGGAGTTCGACGAGCGCATCGTGATCCAGGCGGCCATGAACTGTCTGGAGTCGTCGCTGTCCCAGCGCTCCCCGGCTCGTCACGCCTCTCGCTAG
- the asnB gene encoding asparagine synthase (glutamine-hydrolyzing): MCGLTGFLSSGASDDFQASIRAIRGMMDAITHRGPDSDGHWSDETVGLVLGHRRLSILDLTPAGHQPMHSACGRYVIAFNGEIYNHLDIRKKLEAESWKKTPVWRGHSDTETLLAAFAAWGIEATLQAAVGMFATALWDRKEQTLTLARDRFGEKPLYYGFTGKGLSDSTFLFGSELKALAAHPQWQGELETGALENYLRFGCVRGKQSIFRGIFKLPPGSLLTLSRDHIKAYRLPEPVQWWSAEQAAHAAIQQGRITDPSYAVGQVEQALGQSIGQRMIADVPLGAFLSGGIDSSAVVALMQAQASRPVRTFSVGFDDRRYDESAHAAAIAEHLGTEHVTLKATSRMALDLVPRLPEIYDEPFADSSQLPTTLVAQLTREHVTVALSGDGGDELFGGYNRHLWVPRLWDKLKRMPLPARRALAVSLKSIPSHAYDRMMQLGGKALPSRLRLRTFGEKLHKLAAVLESPSQQALFAGVSSMNRAPATLLAGNHPEAKADALYPVLAGFDSVEWMLLMDTLHYMVDDVLVKVDRASMASSLEVRVPFLDPEVFHAAWRLPPEIKLREGQGKWVLRQVLYRHVPRELIERPKMGFAIPLDDWLRGPLREWTEDLLSSQSLKELPMLDAKQVHKLWQAHLKRQGHYAQQLWTVLQLLAWQRKWRPRLA; this comes from the coding sequence ATGTGTGGACTGACAGGTTTCCTTTCCAGCGGGGCGTCAGACGATTTCCAGGCGAGCATTCGCGCGATTCGCGGCATGATGGATGCCATTACCCACCGCGGGCCGGATAGCGATGGCCACTGGTCGGACGAGACGGTGGGATTGGTACTTGGGCATCGGCGTCTGTCGATTTTGGATCTCACCCCGGCTGGTCATCAGCCGATGCACTCTGCCTGTGGGCGCTATGTCATCGCCTTCAACGGCGAGATTTATAATCACTTGGACATAAGAAAGAAGCTGGAAGCTGAAAGCTGGAAGAAAACCCCGGTTTGGCGGGGGCATTCGGATACCGAAACGTTGCTGGCAGCGTTTGCGGCCTGGGGTATCGAAGCCACGCTCCAGGCGGCGGTGGGCATGTTTGCAACCGCGCTGTGGGATCGCAAGGAGCAGACGCTGACTCTGGCGCGGGATCGCTTTGGGGAAAAGCCGCTTTACTATGGTTTTACGGGCAAAGGCCTCTCGGATAGCACTTTCTTGTTTGGCTCCGAACTCAAGGCGTTGGCGGCACATCCTCAGTGGCAGGGCGAGTTGGAAACCGGTGCGCTGGAAAACTATCTGCGCTTCGGTTGTGTGCGCGGTAAGCAGAGCATCTTCCGTGGCATTTTCAAGTTGCCACCGGGCAGTTTGTTGACGCTATCTCGTGACCATATCAAAGCGTACCGATTACCTGAGCCCGTTCAGTGGTGGTCCGCCGAGCAGGCGGCTCATGCTGCCATCCAGCAAGGGCGCATCACTGATCCTTCCTACGCTGTGGGTCAAGTGGAGCAGGCGCTGGGACAATCGATCGGCCAGCGTATGATTGCCGATGTGCCGCTGGGGGCCTTTCTCTCTGGCGGTATCGATAGCTCCGCCGTGGTCGCCTTGATGCAAGCCCAGGCCAGTCGCCCAGTACGAACCTTTTCTGTGGGCTTCGATGATCGCCGCTATGATGAATCCGCCCATGCGGCAGCAATAGCAGAGCATCTGGGGACTGAGCATGTGACGCTCAAGGCTACCTCCCGGATGGCGCTGGACCTGGTACCGCGATTGCCGGAAATCTACGATGAGCCCTTCGCGGATTCCTCACAACTGCCGACTACTTTAGTTGCACAGCTGACTCGCGAGCATGTCACCGTAGCGCTCTCTGGCGATGGCGGCGATGAGCTCTTCGGCGGTTACAACCGCCACCTCTGGGTGCCTCGGCTATGGGACAAGCTTAAGCGCATGCCGTTGCCGGCTCGACGTGCCTTGGCGGTTTCACTCAAGTCTATTCCTTCCCATGCCTATGACCGCATGATGCAGCTAGGAGGCAAGGCGCTGCCTTCCCGCCTGCGCCTGCGCACCTTCGGCGAGAAACTGCACAAGCTCGCCGCGGTGCTGGAAAGTCCTTCCCAACAGGCGCTGTTTGCCGGGGTGTCCTCGATGAACCGCGCACCGGCAACGCTTTTGGCCGGTAATCATCCGGAGGCCAAAGCGGACGCCTTGTATCCCGTGCTTGCCGGTTTCGACAGTGTCGAGTGGATGCTGCTGATGGATACGCTGCACTATATGGTCGACGATGTGCTGGTGAAAGTGGATCGCGCCAGCATGGCCAGCAGCTTGGAGGTGCGCGTGCCGTTTCTCGATCCCGAGGTATTTCATGCCGCCTGGCGTTTGCCGCCGGAGATCAAGCTGCGGGAAGGGCAGGGTAAGTGGGTATTGCGTCAGGTGCTATATCGCCATGTACCGCGTGAATTGATCGAGCGGCCCAAGATGGGCTTCGCCATCCCCTTGGATGACTGGCTACGTGGTCCGCTTAGAGAGTGGACGGAAGACCTGCTATCTTCTCAAAGCCTTAAGGAATTGCCGATGCTTGATGCAAAGCAAGTGCATAAGCTGTGGCAGGCCCACCTCAAGAGGCAGGGACATTACGCCCAGCAGCTTTGGACGGTATTGCAATTGCTCGCCTGGCAGCGCAAGTGGCGGCCGAGGCTTGCTTGA